A stretch of the Thiocystis violascens DSM 198 genome encodes the following:
- a CDS encoding glycosyltransferase family 39 protein produces MQHPLSSLSAAGPRTASDADTNLLIGLLLVILSAGAARLFGLDHLLVWHDEVFTLLRVFGYRHDEVQAAVFSGQLLTPDDLLRFQRPDPAHTWADAFRAFAGHPEHAPLYYALARLASALPLDPVSAARGVSAVFGVLLIPTVYWLTRELFGRGLVPWIAAALVACSPLQFLYAQEARQYALWLLLTASSSAALARAMRRDRRADWWLYGLFMTLGVYAHLLFVLIVPAHALYGLLASRASGAQAGRLGRLGRRWGSAVGVSLILFTPWLWVIATQPGRVDHFTHWMQRPAGLDDLLAAWALHPTRTFVDLTSSPVLWWSLLTVPLVWALARFVRRAPRPAVWLLVAMALAYIGVMLGPDLLLGGSRSLHARYALPALLAIQIMVAWVIGTAIAAPPGAWSRRSGLMTLALLIALGGWSLFAIQRAETWSTKNFSAQNADIARIANASTATLIVASESGVGLGELISLAYHLAPEARLWGQPWDQRITPPAGFETLIVLTPSNQLRDAIGPERPLTPLAGTWQWFAVTPRRASSDTPTAPPHANEGTVY; encoded by the coding sequence TTGCAGCATCCCTTGTCGTCGCTCTCCGCCGCCGGTCCACGGACCGCTTCGGACGCGGACACCAATCTCCTGATCGGTTTGCTGCTCGTCATCCTCAGCGCTGGCGCGGCGCGGCTGTTCGGGCTCGATCATCTGTTGGTCTGGCATGACGAGGTCTTTACCCTGCTGCGCGTATTCGGCTACCGCCACGACGAGGTCCAGGCGGCGGTCTTCAGCGGACAACTCCTGACCCCGGACGATCTGCTGCGCTTCCAGCGCCCGGATCCCGCGCATACCTGGGCCGACGCCTTCCGCGCCTTCGCCGGACACCCGGAGCACGCACCTCTTTACTATGCGCTGGCACGCCTGGCAAGCGCGCTGCCGCTCGATCCGGTGAGCGCCGCGCGCGGCGTCTCGGCCGTGTTCGGTGTCCTGCTGATTCCGACCGTCTACTGGCTGACGCGCGAGCTTTTCGGCCGCGGTCTCGTGCCTTGGATCGCCGCCGCCCTGGTCGCCTGTTCGCCGCTTCAGTTTCTCTACGCTCAGGAGGCGCGCCAGTACGCGCTCTGGCTGCTGTTGACGGCGTCATCGAGCGCCGCGCTGGCGCGCGCGATGCGCCGCGACCGGCGCGCGGACTGGTGGCTCTATGGTCTGTTCATGACGCTCGGCGTCTATGCACATCTGCTGTTCGTGCTGATCGTCCCGGCGCACGCGCTGTACGGACTGCTGGCCTCTCGGGCCAGCGGCGCTCAGGCGGGACGGCTGGGCCGGCTGGGCCGCCGCTGGGGCAGCGCGGTTGGCGTCAGTCTGATTCTGTTCACGCCCTGGCTGTGGGTGATCGCCACCCAGCCCGGTCGCGTCGACCATTTCACGCACTGGATGCAGCGCCCGGCCGGTCTCGACGATCTCCTCGCGGCCTGGGCGCTGCATCCGACGCGAACCTTTGTCGACCTGACCTCAAGCCCCGTGCTCTGGTGGAGCCTGCTGACCGTCCCGCTGGTCTGGGCGCTGGCGCGTTTCGTCCGCCGCGCCCCGCGTCCGGCGGTCTGGCTGCTCGTCGCCATGGCGTTGGCCTATATCGGCGTCATGCTGGGTCCGGATCTGCTGCTCGGCGGCAGCCGTTCGCTGCACGCGCGCTACGCCCTGCCGGCGCTGCTGGCCATTCAGATCATGGTCGCCTGGGTCATCGGCACCGCCATCGCCGCGCCGCCCGGCGCCTGGTCGCGCCGTTCCGGGCTCATGACGCTAGCCCTGCTGATCGCGCTCGGCGGCTGGTCGCTATTTGCCATCCAGCGCGCCGAGACCTGGTCGACCAAGAACTTCAGCGCGCAAAATGCCGACATCGCGCGGATCGCCAATGCCTCGACCGCGACCCTAATCGTGGCGAGCGAGAGCGGGGTAGGGCTGGGCGAACTGATCTCGCTCGCCTACCATCTCGCCCCAGAGGCGAGGCTCTGGGGGCAGCCCTGGGACCAGCGAATCACGCCTCCAGCCGGCTTCGAGACCCTGATCGTCCTAACCCCGTCGAACCAGTTGCGGGACGCCATCGGCCCCGAACGGCCCTTGACGCCCTTGGCCGGCACTTGGCAGTGGTTCGCGGTCACACCGCGCCGAGCGAGTTCCGACACACCAACCGCGCCCCCTCACGCGAACGAAGGAACGGTTTATTAG
- a CDS encoding glycosyltransferase yields MNRSINLVIPLLIAALTATAWWLLNQPSEEPPWPNRIQGFSFAPMRADDDPSLKKFPSVEDIDADLALLEGRAHAVRTYTVEDTLAEIPRLAAAHDLNVTLGAWIGAEPAANETEIKRLAEVLNEGHRNLVRVIVGNESILRRDLPVSELIGYLDRVRKLTWLPVSTAEPWHVWLKYPKLVEHVDFITVHLLPYWEGLPVDQAVDYAVSRYNELKEAYPKKPIVIGEVGWPSNGRRNRGAEPSPTNQTRFLRRFLARAEAENYIYYVMEAFDQPWKAKTEGATGNYWGVYNANRQAKFEFSQPVVRIPQWRELAGLSVVMGVLLLVFLYRDSATLAKRGKGFLALVTYAISTAAVWIVYDYTRQYMTPATAIVGVLLLIGGIGVIVLLMAEAHEWAESIWLNKWRRPFPLRTVPDEQLPFVSVHVPAYNEPPELLCATLDALAALDYPRFEVLVIDNNTKDPKVWEPVQAHCETLGERFRFFHVDPLAGYKAGALNFALRQTDPAAEVIAVIDADYLVIPTWLRHLVPGFADPEVAIVQAPQDYRDADQNAFKAMCMAEYRGFFHLGMVTRNERNAIIQHGTMTMIRRQTLDEVDGWAEWCITEDAELGLRLFEAGHKALYIPCTYGRGLMPDTFADFQKQRYRWAYGAVRILLRHRRELLGLRKTALTAGQRYHFVAGWLPWFADGFNLLFNFAALGWSVAMVMFPDTITPPYLTVALVPLVLFVFKMSKSLVLYRRRVTATLRQSLAAGLAGLALSHTISRAMFGGLVTGKLGFFRTPKMAEAPAVVRALADTREEGLFAFAFLLAAGLVLLRDDAYMLDVRIWVAVLVVQSIPYLASVLVSLVSAWQRLPADLVGVMSEMNGQRLSGVQPVSREG; encoded by the coding sequence ATGAATCGCTCCATCAATCTCGTTATCCCGCTCCTGATCGCCGCGCTGACAGCCACCGCCTGGTGGCTGTTGAACCAGCCATCGGAAGAGCCGCCCTGGCCGAATCGGATTCAGGGTTTCTCCTTCGCGCCCATGCGCGCCGACGATGACCCGAGCCTGAAAAAATTCCCTTCGGTGGAGGATATCGACGCGGATCTGGCGCTGCTGGAAGGGCGTGCCCATGCGGTGCGAACCTACACGGTCGAGGATACGCTGGCCGAAATTCCCCGCCTGGCCGCGGCCCATGATCTGAATGTCACGCTCGGGGCCTGGATCGGCGCCGAACCCGCCGCCAACGAGACCGAGATCAAGCGCTTGGCCGAGGTGCTCAACGAAGGCCATCGCAACCTCGTGCGGGTCATCGTCGGCAACGAGTCCATTTTGCGCCGGGATCTTCCGGTGTCCGAACTGATCGGCTATCTGGACCGTGTCCGCAAGCTCACCTGGCTCCCGGTCAGCACAGCCGAACCCTGGCATGTCTGGCTCAAGTATCCCAAGCTGGTCGAGCATGTCGACTTCATCACCGTGCATCTGCTTCCTTACTGGGAGGGATTGCCGGTGGATCAGGCCGTGGACTATGCCGTCAGCCGCTATAACGAGCTGAAGGAAGCCTATCCGAAGAAGCCCATCGTGATCGGCGAGGTCGGTTGGCCCAGCAATGGCAGGCGCAACCGGGGCGCGGAACCCTCGCCGACCAATCAGACGCGCTTTCTACGCCGTTTCCTGGCCCGCGCCGAGGCCGAAAACTATATCTATTACGTCATGGAGGCGTTCGACCAACCCTGGAAGGCCAAGACCGAAGGAGCTACCGGTAACTATTGGGGCGTCTACAACGCCAACCGCCAGGCCAAGTTCGAGTTCAGTCAGCCGGTGGTGCGCATTCCGCAATGGCGCGAACTGGCCGGTCTGTCGGTCGTGATGGGCGTCCTGCTGCTGGTCTTCCTCTATCGCGACAGCGCGACGCTGGCGAAGCGCGGCAAGGGGTTTCTGGCGCTCGTCACCTATGCCATCTCCACCGCCGCCGTCTGGATCGTCTACGATTACACGCGCCAGTACATGACACCCGCCACGGCCATCGTTGGGGTACTGCTGCTGATCGGCGGGATCGGCGTCATCGTGCTGCTGATGGCCGAGGCGCACGAATGGGCCGAATCCATCTGGCTGAACAAATGGCGCCGTCCCTTCCCGCTGCGCACGGTCCCGGATGAGCAATTGCCCTTCGTCTCGGTGCATGTGCCGGCCTACAACGAGCCGCCGGAACTGCTGTGCGCGACCCTGGACGCGCTCGCCGCGCTCGATTACCCGCGCTTCGAGGTGCTGGTCATCGACAACAACACCAAGGATCCCAAGGTCTGGGAGCCGGTCCAGGCGCATTGCGAGACGCTTGGCGAACGCTTCCGCTTCTTCCATGTCGACCCGCTCGCCGGCTACAAGGCCGGGGCGCTCAACTTCGCGTTGCGCCAGACCGACCCCGCCGCCGAAGTGATCGCGGTCATCGACGCCGATTATCTCGTGATCCCGACCTGGCTGCGCCACCTGGTGCCGGGCTTCGCCGATCCCGAGGTCGCCATCGTGCAGGCCCCGCAGGACTATCGCGACGCCGATCAGAACGCCTTCAAGGCGATGTGCATGGCCGAATATCGCGGTTTCTTCCATCTCGGGATGGTCACGCGCAACGAGCGCAACGCCATCATCCAGCACGGCACCATGACCATGATCCGGCGCCAGACGCTGGATGAGGTCGATGGCTGGGCCGAGTGGTGCATCACCGAGGATGCGGAGCTGGGTCTGCGTCTGTTCGAGGCCGGACACAAAGCGCTCTACATCCCCTGCACCTATGGTCGCGGGCTGATGCCGGACACCTTCGCCGACTTCCAGAAGCAGCGCTATCGCTGGGCCTATGGCGCGGTGCGCATCCTGCTGCGCCACCGGCGCGAGCTGCTCGGGCTGCGCAAGACCGCGCTCACCGCCGGGCAACGCTATCACTTCGTCGCCGGCTGGCTGCCCTGGTTCGCGGACGGCTTCAATCTGCTGTTCAACTTCGCAGCGCTCGGCTGGTCGGTCGCCATGGTGATGTTTCCGGACACGATCACGCCGCCCTACCTGACGGTCGCGTTGGTGCCGCTGGTGCTGTTCGTGTTCAAGATGTCGAAGAGCCTCGTGCTCTACCGGCGCCGGGTCACGGCCACGCTGCGTCAGAGCCTCGCCGCCGGCCTGGCGGGTCTGGCCCTTTCGCACACCATTTCGCGCGCCATGTTCGGCGGACTCGTCACCGGCAAGCTGGGATTCTTCCGCACGCCCAAGATGGCGGAGGCGCCGGCGGTCGTCCGCGCCCTGGCGGACACCCGCGAGGAGGGACTGTTCGCCTTCGCCTTCCTGCTCGCCGCCGGTCTGGTGCTGCTGCGCGACGATGCCTACATGCTCGACGTGCGGATCTGGGTCGCGGTGCTGGTGGTGCAGTCGATTCCCTATCTGGCCTCGGTGCTGGTCTCGCTCGTCAGCGCCTGGCAGCGTCTGCCGGCGGATCTGGTCGGGGTCATGTCGGAGATGAATGGTCAGCGGTTGAGCGGGGTGCAGCCGGTCAGTCGGGAGGGTTGA
- a CDS encoding AbrB/MazE/SpoVT family DNA-binding domain-containing protein encodes MNVFEKTAKISSKGRITLPKHVRDLLQSDFVRLVIEDGIVRIEAIPDLAGCLSGYARGAPVENERAEAWEAELRERYQSD; translated from the coding sequence ATGAACGTTTTCGAGAAAACCGCGAAGATCTCAAGCAAGGGCCGAATCACTCTACCCAAGCACGTTCGCGATCTCCTCCAGTCGGATTTCGTGCGGCTCGTCATTGAGGACGGCATCGTTCGCATTGAAGCCATACCCGACCTCGCCGGCTGTCTGTCCGGTTACGCCAGGGGAGCGCCTGTCGAAAATGAGCGCGCAGAGGCGTGGGAGGCAGAGCTACGTGAGCGATATCAGTCTGATTGA
- a CDS encoding PIN domain-containing protein, translating to MSDISLIDANVILRYLLADHPELHLRSKTILDAVRTDGRRVLIPESVLAECVYVMQRIYQVPRAEIASKLAILLGFPGVTGEGLPILRQSLAIYADTNLSFVDTLIAAHAAARQQPVETFDKGLRRYLDLQLKSDV from the coding sequence GTGAGCGATATCAGTCTGATTGATGCCAACGTCATCCTCCGTTATCTGCTGGCGGATCACCCGGAACTGCATCTCCGTTCCAAGACAATCCTCGACGCTGTCCGTACTGATGGGCGACGGGTTCTGATTCCTGAGTCCGTGCTCGCCGAATGCGTCTACGTCATGCAACGGATCTACCAGGTGCCGCGTGCCGAAATCGCCTCGAAGCTTGCGATCCTACTTGGTTTCCCTGGCGTCACTGGCGAAGGACTTCCAATCCTTCGTCAATCGCTGGCCATTTACGCCGACACCAACCTGAGTTTTGTCGACACATTGATCGCCGCTCACGCTGCCGCCAGACAGCAGCCAGTCGAAACCTTCGATAAGGGGCTACGCCGTTATTTGGATCTTCAATTGAAATCAGATGTTTAA
- a CDS encoding septal ring lytic transglycosylase RlpA family protein, with the protein MTKTLTTAALLMTLLPIAFESQARPNPGHTQKGMASYYHDSLHGQKTASGQRYSKNRLSAAHKTLPLGTQIRVTDTLTGNSIVVRVNDRGPFVKGRIVDLSREAASELGMIKRGVTSVKLEVLSLPPRHDS; encoded by the coding sequence ATGACAAAGACCCTGACAACCGCCGCGCTCCTGATGACTCTGCTCCCCATCGCCTTCGAGTCCCAGGCCCGCCCGAATCCCGGTCACACCCAAAAAGGCATGGCCTCCTACTATCACGACAGCCTGCATGGCCAAAAGACGGCGAGCGGCCAGCGTTACAGCAAAAACCGGCTCAGCGCCGCTCACAAAACCCTGCCGCTCGGCACCCAGATCCGCGTCACCGACACCCTGACGGGCAACAGCATCGTGGTCAGGGTCAATGACCGCGGCCCCTTCGTCAAGGGCCGTATCGTCGACCTCTCGCGCGAGGCCGCCAGCGAATTGGGGATGATCAAAAGGGGAGTGACCAGCGTCAAACTCGAAGTCCTGAGCCTGCCCCCGCGTCATGATTCCTGA
- a CDS encoding ABC transporter permease: MWRRILAILVARNREFYRDRAGLSWNILMPIMMVLAFAFIFRAEPEDLLKVGVVTPDGQLTSVSSPFLDLEYIDFIPLTDPDAAIVKVERHQLDLLLDPRGSPVYWLNAESPKGYLAERLLLGAYPSRADPAPQRLTVSGEALRYVDWVLPGVLAMNIMFSSFWGVGWVIVRYRKNGVLRRLKATPLSPWEFLTAQVVSRLIVVLSASLVVYLGAALLLDFPMRGSYLALALVYLAGALCLISMGLIVAARLRTEEVADGILNLVSWPMLLLSGVWFSLEGASAAAQAFSRLLPLTHLVEGARRVMIDGAGVIDVLPQIILLGGLAVLFLSLAAWLFRWE; encoded by the coding sequence ATGTGGCGCCGAATCCTTGCCATCCTGGTCGCGCGCAATCGCGAGTTCTATCGCGACCGCGCGGGACTGAGCTGGAACATCCTGATGCCGATCATGATGGTGCTGGCCTTCGCCTTCATTTTTCGAGCCGAGCCGGAGGATCTGCTCAAGGTTGGCGTCGTCACGCCGGACGGTCAATTGACCAGCGTGTCCTCGCCCTTTCTCGACCTTGAATACATCGACTTCATCCCGCTCACCGATCCGGATGCGGCCATCGTGAAAGTCGAACGGCATCAGTTGGATCTGCTGCTCGATCCGCGCGGCTCGCCCGTTTACTGGCTGAACGCCGAGTCGCCCAAAGGGTATCTGGCCGAGCGTCTCCTGCTGGGCGCCTATCCCTCGCGAGCCGATCCGGCGCCGCAACGCCTGACCGTGAGCGGCGAGGCGCTACGCTATGTGGATTGGGTGCTGCCCGGCGTGCTCGCGATGAACATCATGTTCTCCAGCTTCTGGGGCGTCGGCTGGGTGATCGTGCGCTATCGCAAAAATGGCGTGCTGCGCCGGCTCAAGGCAACACCGCTCAGCCCCTGGGAGTTTCTGACCGCGCAGGTGGTCTCGCGGTTGATCGTGGTGCTGTCGGCGAGTCTGGTGGTCTATCTGGGCGCCGCGCTGCTGCTGGATTTTCCGATGCGCGGCTCCTATCTGGCGCTGGCGCTCGTCTATCTGGCCGGCGCTCTCTGCCTCATCAGCATGGGTCTGATCGTGGCGGCGCGTCTGCGCACCGAGGAGGTGGCCGATGGGATACTCAATCTGGTGTCCTGGCCCATGCTGCTGCTGTCGGGGGTCTGGTTCTCGCTGGAGGGCGCGAGCGCGGCGGCGCAGGCGTTTTCGCGTTTGCTGCCGCTGACGCATCTGGTGGAAGGCGCCCGGCGGGTGATGATCGATGGGGCTGGTGTCATTGATGTCTTGCCTCAGATCATCTTGCTGGGCGGGCTGGCCGTGCTCTTCCTGAGCCTGGCCGCCTGGCTGTTTCGATGGGAATGA
- a CDS encoding ABC transporter ATP-binding protein — translation MTTLIEAHDLIRLYPGVRAVDGISFRVESGQCFGLLGPNGAGKTTTLEMLEGIQPPTSGCVLFKGHPLDREYRQSIGIQFQVTALQDFQTVSESLAMFASLYRRTAEREELIRLCNLDEILDRDTRKLSGGQRQRLLLAVALVNDPELVFLDEPTTGLDPQARRNFWGLIERVRRRGTTVVMTTHYMEEAERLCDRIVIVDRGRLIAEGNPRALIDAHFPARLIRLPDAAWPAGVPLPSGAVARDGEIEIQTDEVPPMLAELERLGADLAGLRVAIPNLEDLFLKLTGHALRT, via the coding sequence GTGACAACGCTCATCGAAGCGCATGATCTGATCCGGCTCTATCCCGGCGTGCGCGCCGTGGATGGCATCAGCTTCAGGGTCGAATCCGGGCAGTGTTTCGGTCTGCTGGGACCGAACGGGGCGGGGAAGACGACGACCCTGGAGATGCTGGAGGGCATCCAGCCGCCGACCTCGGGATGCGTGCTGTTCAAGGGGCATCCGCTGGATCGAGAATATCGTCAGTCCATCGGCATCCAGTTCCAGGTCACGGCCTTGCAGGATTTCCAGACCGTGAGCGAGTCGCTGGCCATGTTCGCCAGTCTCTATCGGCGCACGGCGGAGCGCGAGGAGCTGATCCGGCTGTGCAATCTGGACGAGATTCTGGATCGCGACACGCGCAAGCTCTCGGGCGGTCAGCGGCAGCGTCTGCTGCTGGCGGTCGCGCTGGTCAACGATCCCGAACTGGTGTTTCTGGACGAGCCGACGACCGGACTCGACCCCCAGGCGCGGCGCAATTTTTGGGGCCTGATCGAACGGGTCCGCCGACGCGGAACGACCGTGGTGATGACCACGCACTACATGGAAGAGGCCGAGCGGCTGTGCGACCGGATCGTGATCGTCGACCGGGGGCGTCTGATTGCCGAGGGCAATCCGCGCGCGCTGATCGACGCACATTTTCCCGCGCGCCTGATCCGTCTGCCGGATGCGGCTTGGCCGGCGGGGGTTCCGCTCCCGTCCGGCGCCGTGGCGCGCGACGGCGAGATCGAAATCCAGACCGATGAGGTGCCGCCCATGCTGGCCGAACTCGAACGTCTCGGTGCCGATCTGGCCGGTCTGCGGGTGGCGATTCCGAATCTGGAAGACCTCTTTCTGAAACTGACCGGGCATGCCTTAAGGACTTGA
- the moaD gene encoding molybdopterin converting factor subunit 1 yields MIKILYFARLRERLGCHEERLELPAGVGTVADLLAHLRARGGLWTEALGEGERLMSAVNQAIAQPRTPLLEGDEVAFFPPVTGG; encoded by the coding sequence ATGATCAAGATTCTCTACTTTGCCCGACTGCGCGAACGGCTCGGCTGTCATGAGGAACGACTGGAGTTGCCAGCGGGAGTCGGCACTGTGGCGGATCTGCTGGCGCATCTGCGTGCGCGCGGCGGACTCTGGACGGAGGCGCTTGGCGAGGGCGAGCGACTGATGAGCGCGGTCAATCAGGCGATTGCACAGCCTCGAACGCCCCTTCTCGAAGGCGACGAGGTTGCATTTTTCCCGCCGGTGACCGGTGGCTAA
- the glp gene encoding gephyrin-like molybdotransferase Glp: MTTHNDCPAPATEKRPTLTKQEAIDFLLSRVEPIADSESIPTDTALGRVLAAPVTSAIAVPGWDNSAMDGYAIRHVDLAAQDGWLRVSQRIPAGSTGVDLEPGTAARIFTGAPAPDGADTVVVQEICERDGDRVRIPLDCKAGANIRRAGEDIRAGAEVIAAGTRLAPQHLGLAASVGVARLPVYRRLRVAVLASGDELAMPGEPLGPGQIYNSNRFLLIGLLQGLGCEVVDLGIVADTLDATTDALTRGARESDLILASGGVSVGEEDHLKSAVEKIGTLDLWNISIRPGKPVAFGWVQGTPVLGAPGNPVSLFVTFCLFARPVVLRRQGTAGDLAPRVLKIRAGFDWPKPDKRSEFHRARLQTGDDGEPELAVFPTRSSAVLSSVAWADGLIEIPPGRAIRRGELVDFMPFADLLH, translated from the coding sequence ATGACGACCCACAACGACTGCCCGGCTCCGGCCACGGAAAAACGCCCCACGCTGACCAAGCAGGAGGCTATCGACTTCCTGCTGTCGCGGGTCGAGCCGATTGCGGACAGCGAATCCATCCCGACCGACACGGCGCTCGGGCGCGTGCTGGCGGCGCCGGTGACAAGCGCCATCGCTGTCCCCGGCTGGGACAACAGCGCCATGGACGGATACGCCATCCGTCACGTGGACCTGGCCGCGCAGGACGGCTGGCTGCGGGTCAGTCAACGGATTCCAGCCGGGTCGACCGGCGTCGATCTGGAGCCAGGCACCGCCGCGCGCATCTTCACCGGCGCGCCCGCCCCGGACGGCGCCGATACGGTGGTGGTGCAGGAAATCTGCGAGCGCGACGGCGACCGGGTGCGTATCCCGCTGGACTGCAAGGCTGGCGCGAACATCCGCCGCGCCGGCGAGGACATCCGCGCCGGGGCCGAGGTGATCGCCGCCGGGACGCGGCTCGCGCCCCAGCATCTTGGGCTGGCCGCCTCGGTTGGCGTCGCGCGTTTGCCGGTCTATCGGCGTTTGCGGGTCGCGGTCCTGGCCAGCGGTGACGAATTGGCGATGCCGGGCGAGCCGCTGGGTCCGGGCCAGATCTACAACTCCAATCGCTTTCTGCTCATCGGCCTGCTGCAAGGCTTGGGCTGCGAGGTCGTGGATCTCGGGATCGTCGCGGACACCCTGGACGCGACCACCGACGCACTGACGCGCGGGGCGCGCGAGTCGGACCTGATCCTCGCCAGCGGCGGGGTGTCGGTCGGCGAGGAGGATCATCTCAAGTCTGCGGTCGAGAAGATCGGTACGCTGGATCTCTGGAATATCTCGATTCGCCCCGGCAAGCCGGTCGCGTTCGGCTGGGTCCAGGGCACGCCGGTTCTGGGCGCGCCCGGCAATCCCGTGTCGCTCTTCGTCACCTTCTGTCTGTTTGCCCGCCCGGTGGTGCTGCGGCGTCAGGGGACGGCGGGGGATCTCGCGCCGCGCGTCCTCAAAATCCGCGCCGGGTTCGATTGGCCGAAACCGGACAAACGGAGCGAATTTCATCGCGCGCGACTTCAGACCGGCGACGATGGTGAGCCCGAACTAGCGGTCTTTCCGACCCGCTCCTCGGCGGTTCTGTCCTCGGTCGCCTGGGCGGACGGTCTGATCGAGATTCCGCCGGGGCGGGCGATCCGGCGGGGCGAGTTGGTTGATTTCATGCCGTTTGCCGATTTGTTGCACTGA
- the moaB gene encoding molybdenum cofactor biosynthesis protein B translates to MTGHFAEQPFLPLNIALLTVSDSRSEDQDTSGKLLKERAETAGHRVVAKEIVRDDVYQLRAVVSRWIADPEVNVILSTGGTGVTGRDSTPEAVTPLLDKVVEGFGELFRQISFAEIGASTLQSRAFAGLANGTFVFCLPGSTGACRTAWDGILLPQLDIRTRPCNFAQLIPRLRER, encoded by the coding sequence ATGACCGGGCATTTTGCGGAGCAGCCATTCCTGCCGCTCAACATCGCGCTTCTGACCGTCTCGGACAGTCGGAGCGAGGACCAGGACACCTCCGGCAAACTGCTGAAGGAGCGGGCCGAAACCGCCGGTCACCGGGTTGTGGCGAAGGAGATCGTCCGCGACGATGTCTATCAACTGCGCGCGGTGGTTTCGCGCTGGATCGCCGATCCCGAGGTGAACGTCATCCTGAGCACCGGCGGAACCGGCGTCACCGGGCGCGACAGTACGCCCGAGGCCGTCACGCCCCTGCTCGACAAGGTGGTCGAGGGCTTCGGCGAACTTTTTCGTCAGATCTCGTTCGCCGAGATTGGCGCCTCGACCCTCCAGTCGCGCGCCTTCGCCGGATTGGCCAACGGCACCTTCGTCTTCTGTCTGCCGGGCTCGACCGGCGCCTGCCGAACGGCTTGGGATGGGATCCTGCTGCCCCAACTGGATATCCGCACACGGCCCTGTAATTTCGCCCAACTCATCCCGCGTTTGCGCGAACGCTGA